In one window of Paenarthrobacter nicotinovorans DNA:
- a CDS encoding response regulator transcription factor produces MSRILIVEDEESFSDPLSYLLGKEGFDVEVVDNGSDALVEFDRNGADLVLLDLQLPGTPGTEVCRQLRQRSSVPVIMLTAKDSEIDKVVGLELGADDYVTKPYSSRELVARVRAVLRRQGEPEELITSTVQAGPVRMDIERHVVSVNGEQVSLPLKEFELLEMLLRNSGRVLTRGQLIDRVWGSDYVGDTKTLDVHVKRLRSKIEPDPSAPRYLVTVRGLGYKFEP; encoded by the coding sequence TTGAGCCGGATTTTGATAGTGGAGGACGAAGAGTCCTTCAGCGACCCCCTGTCCTATCTTTTGGGCAAAGAGGGGTTCGACGTCGAGGTAGTGGACAACGGCAGCGATGCCCTGGTGGAGTTCGACCGGAACGGCGCCGACCTCGTCCTCCTCGACCTGCAGCTGCCCGGGACGCCGGGAACAGAGGTGTGCCGCCAGTTGCGCCAACGCTCCAGCGTCCCGGTGATCATGCTGACAGCCAAGGACTCGGAGATCGACAAAGTTGTGGGGCTCGAACTCGGAGCCGACGACTACGTCACCAAGCCGTATTCCTCCCGCGAGTTGGTGGCCCGTGTCCGCGCGGTCCTCCGCCGGCAAGGGGAGCCCGAGGAGCTCATCACCTCCACAGTCCAGGCCGGTCCTGTCCGGATGGACATCGAACGCCATGTGGTCAGTGTCAACGGCGAGCAGGTTTCCCTGCCCTTGAAGGAATTCGAGTTGCTGGAGATGCTGCTCCGGAACTCGGGCCGCGTCCTGACGCGTGGACAGCTCATCGACCGTGTGTGGGGCTCCGACTACGTGGGGGATACCAAGACCCTGGATGTCCACGTGAAGCGCCTGCGCAGCAAGATCGAGCCGGATCCATCAGCGCCGCGCTACCTGGTGACCGTGCGCGGCCTGGGCTACAAGTTCGAGCCGTAA
- a CDS encoding CarD family transcriptional regulator gives MVFEVGETVVYPHHGAAKIEEIKMRTIKGEEKMYLKLKVAQGDLTIEVPAENVDLVGVRDVVGKEGLEHVFDVLRAEFTEEPTNWSRRYKANLEKLASGDVIKVAEVVRDLWRRDHDRGLSAGEKRMLAKARQILISELALAEKTDEEKAASVLDEVLAS, from the coding sequence ATGGTTTTTGAGGTCGGCGAGACAGTAGTTTACCCTCACCACGGTGCAGCAAAAATTGAGGAAATCAAGATGCGCACCATCAAGGGCGAAGAGAAGATGTATCTCAAGCTCAAGGTGGCTCAGGGTGATCTGACCATTGAAGTTCCAGCAGAGAACGTTGACCTTGTTGGGGTCCGGGACGTAGTGGGCAAAGAAGGCTTGGAGCACGTTTTTGACGTTCTCCGCGCCGAGTTCACTGAAGAGCCTACCAACTGGTCACGTCGTTACAAGGCGAACCTGGAGAAGCTTGCTTCCGGCGATGTCATCAAGGTGGCAGAGGTCGTTCGCGATCTTTGGCGCCGCGATCACGATCGCGGCCTTTCGGCAGGCGAGAAGCGAATGCTGGCCAAGGCACGGCAGATTCTGATTTCAGAACTGGCCCTGGCTGAGAAGACGGACGAAGAGAAGGCTGCAAGCGTTCTTGACGAGGTCTTGGCTTCCTAA
- the ispD gene encoding 2-C-methyl-D-erythritol 4-phosphate cytidylyltransferase, whose translation MSIPSKRAVTAVIVVAAGSGERLGYGMPKAQVPLGGETILMHALRGVVSSDVARQICVAVPKGDTVLRESIADFTVDLVDGGPEVTVVDGGSSRADSVRAALAALEDGTEFVLVHDAARALTPERVFQRVADALSSGAKAVIPAMPVVDTIKTVAETDGQDASIAPEVVTGTAPREQLRAVQTPQGFELATLRRAHEAAELFDDKQAAAVTDDAMLVELLGVPVHAVRGASQSLKITTPLDLIIAEGLLEGPLGIRWVEG comes from the coding sequence ATGAGTATTCCTTCCAAGCGCGCCGTCACGGCCGTGATCGTGGTTGCCGCCGGCTCCGGTGAGCGGCTCGGCTACGGCATGCCCAAAGCCCAGGTTCCGCTGGGCGGCGAGACCATCCTGATGCACGCCCTGCGCGGAGTTGTTTCGTCCGACGTCGCACGCCAGATCTGCGTAGCCGTGCCCAAGGGCGACACCGTCCTGCGCGAGTCCATCGCGGACTTCACAGTCGACCTGGTGGATGGTGGCCCTGAGGTCACAGTCGTCGACGGCGGTTCCTCCCGCGCGGATTCCGTCCGCGCTGCCCTGGCTGCCTTGGAAGACGGAACGGAATTCGTCCTCGTCCACGACGCGGCCCGGGCGCTCACCCCTGAACGGGTCTTCCAGCGGGTCGCCGATGCGTTGTCGTCCGGCGCCAAGGCGGTCATACCCGCAATGCCGGTGGTGGACACCATCAAGACCGTCGCAGAAACGGATGGCCAGGACGCCTCCATAGCCCCCGAGGTTGTCACCGGCACGGCACCGCGCGAACAGCTCCGCGCCGTCCAAACCCCCCAGGGCTTCGAACTCGCCACCCTGCGGCGGGCACATGAGGCCGCAGAACTCTTTGACGACAAGCAAGCCGCCGCGGTCACCGACGACGCCATGCTGGTGGAACTTCTTGGCGTCCCGGTCCACGCCGTCCGCGGGGCAAGCCAATCCCTCAAGATCACCACGCCGCTGGACCTCATCATCGCCGAAGGCCTCCTGGAAGGCCCCCTTGGGATTCGTTGGGTGGAGGGATAG
- the ispF gene encoding 2-C-methyl-D-erythritol 2,4-cyclodiphosphate synthase — MILPRTGIGMDVHAFAPEDDPQPLWLGGLFWEGEQGLSGHSDGDCVAHAAADALFSASGIGDLGTHFGTDRPEYAGASGVKLLGEAARLVRAAGFEIGNVAVQFVANRPKFAPRREESQRVLSEAANAPVTVTATTSDGLGFTGRGEGISAVATALVYPMPGHEVPAAGRGPAKGAPHA; from the coding sequence ATGATCCTGCCACGCACCGGCATCGGGATGGACGTCCACGCTTTCGCGCCCGAAGACGACCCCCAGCCGCTCTGGTTGGGTGGCCTCTTCTGGGAAGGCGAACAGGGACTCTCCGGCCATTCCGACGGCGATTGCGTCGCCCATGCAGCCGCTGATGCGCTCTTCTCCGCCAGCGGCATCGGGGATCTTGGCACGCACTTCGGTACGGACCGTCCCGAGTACGCCGGCGCATCTGGCGTCAAACTCCTAGGAGAGGCAGCGCGGCTTGTCCGTGCTGCCGGCTTCGAGATCGGCAACGTAGCTGTGCAGTTCGTGGCCAACCGCCCCAAGTTTGCTCCGCGTCGGGAAGAATCCCAGCGGGTCCTCTCCGAAGCCGCCAACGCTCCCGTGACCGTCACGGCCACCACCAGCGACGGATTGGGTTTCACCGGACGTGGAGAGGGCATCTCTGCCGTCGCCACAGCATTGGTCTACCCGATGCCTGGCCACGAGGTACCTGCCGCAGGGCGCGGGCCCGCGAAAGGGGCGCCGCATGCGTAA
- the cysS gene encoding cysteine--tRNA ligase, whose protein sequence is MTLRFYDTASAEVRDFVPLEDGKASVYYCGATVQGMPHVGHVRSAIAFDQLTRWLEFRGLRVTVVRNVTDIDDKILAKSAQSFGPDWDAEPSARQNEEWWALAYRYEQEFENAYESLGVQSPTYEPRATGHIPEMHALIQRLIDRGHAYPAPDDSGDVYFDVRSWSKYGSLTRQNIDDMQGAPDVEAQFVSRKRDPRDFALWKGYKEGEPESASWASPWGAGRPGWHLECSAMVTKYLGARFDIHGGGLDLRFPHHENEMAQSQAAGDEFANFWMHNGMVTYEGEKMSKSIGNTVSPAEMLDLASPRVVRYYLGQAHYRSVLDYRPTSLQEAAAAVERIDGFISKASAKVPGRSGADVAPQANMPAAFTAAMDDDLNVPQALGVLHETVRAGNTALASGDLDGAKAALYGVLSMTEVLGLDAVKQPEAVQGREHAALKVLVDAQLQARAAARANKDWAASDAIRDTLAAAGVVVEDGADGATWSLKRD, encoded by the coding sequence GTGACCCTGCGCTTTTATGACACCGCTTCCGCCGAAGTCCGCGACTTCGTTCCCCTCGAAGACGGCAAGGCCAGCGTGTACTACTGCGGGGCCACCGTCCAGGGAATGCCCCACGTGGGCCACGTGCGGTCCGCGATCGCCTTCGACCAGCTGACCCGTTGGCTCGAATTCCGTGGCCTCCGTGTCACCGTGGTGCGCAACGTCACCGACATCGACGACAAGATCCTGGCCAAGTCCGCCCAGTCGTTCGGCCCGGACTGGGACGCCGAACCCTCCGCACGGCAGAACGAAGAATGGTGGGCCCTGGCCTACCGCTACGAGCAGGAATTCGAGAACGCCTACGAATCCCTCGGCGTCCAGAGCCCCACCTACGAGCCGCGGGCCACCGGACATATCCCGGAAATGCACGCGCTCATCCAGCGACTCATCGACCGGGGCCACGCCTACCCCGCGCCGGACGACTCGGGCGATGTCTACTTCGACGTGCGCTCGTGGAGCAAGTACGGCTCCCTGACGCGGCAGAACATCGACGACATGCAGGGCGCCCCCGACGTCGAAGCCCAGTTCGTCAGCCGGAAGCGCGATCCCCGCGACTTCGCACTGTGGAAGGGCTACAAGGAAGGCGAACCGGAGTCCGCGAGCTGGGCGTCGCCGTGGGGTGCGGGCCGTCCGGGCTGGCACCTTGAATGCTCCGCGATGGTCACCAAGTACCTTGGTGCGCGCTTCGACATCCACGGCGGGGGATTGGACCTGCGCTTCCCGCACCACGAGAACGAGATGGCCCAGTCGCAGGCCGCCGGCGACGAATTCGCCAACTTCTGGATGCACAACGGCATGGTCACGTACGAGGGCGAAAAGATGTCCAAGTCCATCGGCAACACCGTGAGCCCGGCAGAGATGCTCGACCTCGCCTCACCGCGGGTCGTCCGCTACTACCTCGGCCAGGCACACTACCGCTCGGTGCTCGATTACCGGCCCACGTCGCTGCAGGAGGCCGCGGCCGCCGTCGAACGCATTGACGGATTCATTTCTAAAGCGTCCGCCAAAGTTCCCGGCAGGTCAGGCGCGGACGTGGCACCGCAGGCCAACATGCCCGCCGCGTTCACTGCTGCAATGGATGACGACCTCAACGTCCCGCAAGCCCTCGGCGTGCTGCACGAAACCGTCCGCGCGGGCAACACAGCCCTAGCGAGCGGTGACCTGGACGGCGCCAAGGCGGCCCTTTACGGCGTGCTGTCCATGACCGAGGTGCTGGGGCTGGACGCAGTGAAGCAACCCGAAGCCGTGCAGGGCCGTGAGCATGCCGCGCTGAAGGTCCTCGTGGACGCACAGCTCCAGGCCCGCGCTGCCGCAAGGGCCAACAAGGACTGGGCAGCCTCCGACGCGATTCGCGACACACTCGCCGCCGCCGGCGTCGTCGTCGAAGATGGTGCGGACGGGGCCACCTGGAGCCTCAAACGCGACTGA
- the rlmB gene encoding 23S rRNA (guanosine(2251)-2'-O)-methyltransferase RlmB, whose product MANNGRRSVKNKKGPSTGTGGHGRKALEGKGPTPKAEDRTYHKAYKNKQLAERSAAKRGPARPGGAGARSGPKGRATEELVTGRNSVVEALRAGIPAKALHVAIRIEMDDRVKESLKLAAERGIPLLETGKPELDRMTEDAVHQGLVLQIPPYEYEDAYDLAEQTLAKWKKGHISNAPIFVALDGITDPRNLGAIIRSVSAFSGHGVIVPERRSVGVTASAWKTSAGAAVRVPVARASNLNNALKQFKNMGIYVLGLDGDGDVSLPDLTVATEPVCIVVGSEGKGLSRLVRENCDQIVSIPIDSAMESLNASMAVGISLYEVSRQRSAQ is encoded by the coding sequence ATGGCCAACAATGGTCGCCGGTCGGTCAAGAACAAGAAGGGCCCCTCCACCGGAACCGGTGGCCATGGCCGCAAGGCTCTGGAAGGCAAGGGTCCCACACCCAAGGCGGAGGACCGCACCTACCACAAGGCGTACAAGAACAAGCAGCTCGCTGAGCGCTCGGCCGCCAAGCGCGGACCGGCACGTCCGGGCGGCGCCGGCGCCCGCTCCGGCCCCAAGGGCCGCGCCACCGAGGAACTGGTCACCGGCCGTAACTCCGTGGTCGAAGCCCTGCGTGCCGGCATCCCTGCCAAGGCACTGCACGTAGCCATCCGGATTGAAATGGATGACCGCGTCAAGGAGTCCCTCAAGCTCGCGGCCGAGCGCGGCATCCCGCTGCTGGAAACCGGCAAGCCCGAGCTGGACCGCATGACCGAGGACGCCGTCCACCAAGGACTCGTGCTGCAGATCCCGCCGTACGAATACGAGGACGCCTACGACCTCGCCGAGCAGACCCTCGCCAAGTGGAAGAAGGGGCACATTTCCAATGCGCCGATCTTCGTGGCTTTGGACGGCATTACCGATCCCCGCAACCTCGGCGCCATCATCCGCTCCGTCTCCGCGTTCAGCGGGCACGGCGTGATCGTACCCGAGCGTCGTTCCGTGGGCGTCACCGCGTCCGCATGGAAGACCAGCGCTGGTGCCGCTGTCCGCGTACCGGTGGCCCGCGCGTCGAACCTCAACAACGCGCTCAAGCAGTTCAAGAACATGGGCATCTACGTCCTGGGACTGGACGGCGACGGCGACGTCTCGCTGCCCGACCTCACGGTCGCCACCGAACCGGTCTGCATCGTGGTTGGTTCCGAAGGCAAGGGCCTCAGCAGGCTCGTGCGCGAAAACTGCGACCAGATCGTCTCCATCCCGATCGACTCCGCCATGGAGTCTCTCAACGCATCCATGGCCGTCGGCATCTCGCTGTACGAAGTGTCGAGGCAACGCTCCGCCCAGTAA
- a CDS encoding carbon-nitrogen hydrolase family protein, translating to MRVALAQVISGRDLAENLRLLEEYARRAKDGGAGLVVFPEAMMRAFGNSLLDIAEPLDGPWAGRVRAIAEELQLVIVAGMFTPGAAAESGAPRVRNTLLATGPGVDASYDKIHLFDAFGFAESDTVEAGTEPVTFDAGGLTFGLATCYDIRFPALFTANAQRGAVVNIVSASWGAGPGKADQWQLLARARAVDTTTFVLACGQGDPATQGIEAKGAAPTGVGYSAVVSPFGQVLEALEGEPGLIFADLDAAVVDDARQKLPVLANRRDF from the coding sequence GTGCGCGTGGCACTCGCCCAAGTCATCTCAGGCCGCGACCTGGCCGAAAACCTGCGTCTCCTGGAGGAGTACGCGCGGCGTGCCAAGGATGGTGGGGCCGGCCTGGTGGTCTTCCCCGAGGCGATGATGCGCGCGTTCGGCAATTCACTGTTGGACATCGCGGAACCGCTGGACGGTCCCTGGGCAGGCCGTGTTCGTGCCATCGCCGAGGAGCTGCAGCTGGTCATCGTGGCGGGCATGTTCACGCCCGGCGCTGCTGCGGAGTCCGGGGCGCCGCGTGTGCGCAACACCCTTCTCGCCACCGGGCCCGGCGTCGACGCCAGCTACGACAAGATCCACCTTTTCGATGCGTTCGGCTTCGCTGAATCGGACACCGTTGAGGCCGGTACAGAACCCGTGACGTTCGACGCCGGCGGCCTCACCTTTGGTTTGGCCACCTGCTACGACATCCGATTCCCCGCCCTGTTCACTGCCAACGCCCAGCGCGGTGCCGTGGTGAACATCGTTTCGGCGTCCTGGGGAGCTGGTCCGGGGAAGGCCGATCAGTGGCAGCTCCTGGCACGTGCCCGCGCAGTGGACACCACTACGTTCGTCCTCGCCTGCGGCCAGGGTGATCCAGCCACTCAGGGAATTGAAGCCAAGGGTGCCGCCCCCACGGGAGTCGGGTACTCCGCCGTCGTGTCCCCCTTCGGCCAGGTTCTGGAAGCCCTCGAAGGTGAGCCGGGCCTGATCTTCGCCGACCTCGATGCCGCAGTCGTGGACGACGCCCGGCAGAAGCTCCCCGTCCTGGCCAACCGCCGCGACTTCTGA
- the glgX gene encoding glycogen debranching protein GlgX: MVMPIFDTTAAVDASRPRPLGLSTPQPGLTDAERTQNQEVNVAVFAPDLERVEIVFQAPGEPWRARILPNIEDDVHFGLVGGFPPGTRYGFRAAPLEDVLPMSVPALDPDDDGGQRLLLDPYGRAVDQHGEFLTSVHVDTGFDWGEDKPPRTPMRTSVIYEAHVRGQTMLHPEIPEHLRGTYAGMAHPVMIQHLTELGITAVQLLPIHFHLDESHLQDLGMTNYWGYNTAAFFAPHSDYATEAARNAGPHAVQDELKGMVKLLHAAGIEVILDVVYNHTAEAGPDGPALSFRGLGEKRYYRHDAHGRYLDTTGCGNTLDFSDPVVVDLALDSLRYWVNEFHVDGFRFDLAVTFCRDAGNTFDPQHPFLQAIAEDPVLSAVKLISEPWDVGYGGWQTGRFPQGWSDWNDHFRDGVRSFWLSDRAAIEAGGQGGSVASLAELMAGSANLFASSGRTRLASVNFITAHDGFTLKDLVSYDRKHNEANGEQNRDGHGDNRSYNHGVEGRSENEAIVAARALSIRNLMATLLISIGVPMITAGDELGRTQQGNNNAYCQDNPTAWLDWSRTQEANAMFRTTRELVRLRRWFLRHQPESFPGQANDSSLQWFDDKGKRMTPARWNDPGVRAVQLLMGHEDSEIRGLIVVNGSNQDVKMVLPEILSETGIGKRMFELRFTTSVLHDRRKGALVASGERDILQANTINIYRT, encoded by the coding sequence ATGGTTATGCCTATCTTTGACACAACAGCTGCCGTCGACGCGTCGCGGCCACGACCCCTCGGACTGAGCACGCCCCAGCCCGGTCTTACGGATGCGGAGAGAACGCAAAACCAGGAAGTAAACGTCGCAGTCTTCGCGCCGGACCTGGAACGGGTGGAGATCGTGTTCCAAGCGCCGGGCGAACCGTGGCGCGCCCGGATACTTCCCAACATCGAAGACGACGTGCATTTCGGGCTGGTGGGCGGCTTCCCTCCGGGCACGCGCTATGGTTTCCGCGCGGCGCCCTTGGAAGACGTGCTGCCCATGTCGGTTCCGGCGCTGGACCCGGATGACGACGGCGGACAGAGGCTCCTGCTCGATCCCTACGGTCGCGCCGTGGATCAGCATGGCGAGTTCCTGACGAGTGTCCACGTGGACACCGGCTTTGACTGGGGTGAGGACAAACCGCCCCGGACCCCCATGCGGACTTCGGTCATTTATGAGGCCCACGTCCGCGGCCAGACGATGCTTCACCCGGAAATTCCCGAGCACCTCCGCGGCACGTATGCCGGGATGGCGCACCCTGTGATGATCCAGCACCTCACCGAGCTGGGCATTACCGCCGTGCAGCTGCTGCCCATCCATTTCCACTTGGATGAATCGCACCTCCAGGACCTCGGCATGACCAATTACTGGGGTTACAACACCGCGGCCTTTTTCGCCCCGCATTCGGACTACGCCACGGAAGCTGCCCGCAACGCAGGTCCCCACGCTGTGCAGGACGAACTCAAGGGCATGGTCAAGCTCCTGCACGCGGCCGGGATCGAAGTCATCCTGGACGTGGTCTATAACCACACTGCCGAGGCCGGTCCTGACGGGCCGGCGCTGAGCTTCCGGGGACTCGGGGAGAAACGCTACTACCGTCATGACGCGCATGGCCGTTACCTGGACACCACTGGATGCGGCAACACCTTGGATTTCAGCGACCCCGTAGTGGTGGACCTCGCGCTGGACTCGTTGCGTTATTGGGTCAACGAGTTCCACGTGGACGGATTCCGCTTCGACCTCGCAGTGACCTTTTGCCGTGACGCCGGAAACACCTTCGATCCCCAGCACCCCTTCCTGCAGGCCATCGCCGAGGATCCGGTGTTGTCGGCAGTCAAACTCATCTCCGAGCCTTGGGACGTGGGCTACGGCGGCTGGCAGACGGGCCGGTTCCCGCAGGGATGGTCGGACTGGAATGACCATTTCCGGGATGGCGTCCGCAGCTTCTGGCTTTCGGACCGCGCGGCCATCGAAGCCGGTGGCCAAGGAGGGTCGGTGGCGTCGTTGGCTGAGCTGATGGCCGGTTCCGCGAACCTCTTTGCGTCCTCTGGCCGCACCCGGCTGGCGTCGGTGAACTTCATCACGGCGCACGACGGCTTCACCCTTAAGGACCTTGTCAGTTACGACCGCAAGCACAACGAGGCCAACGGTGAGCAGAACCGTGATGGTCACGGCGACAACCGCAGCTACAACCACGGCGTGGAAGGCCGCAGCGAGAACGAGGCCATTGTGGCGGCGCGGGCGTTGTCCATCCGGAATTTGATGGCCACGCTGCTGATTTCCATCGGCGTGCCCATGATCACTGCCGGCGACGAACTCGGCCGCACCCAGCAGGGCAACAACAATGCCTACTGCCAGGACAACCCGACGGCATGGCTTGACTGGAGCCGCACGCAGGAAGCCAACGCCATGTTCCGGACCACCCGGGAGCTTGTCAGGCTCCGCCGCTGGTTCCTTCGGCACCAGCCCGAGAGCTTTCCGGGCCAGGCCAACGATTCAAGCCTTCAGTGGTTTGATGACAAGGGCAAGCGGATGACACCGGCACGGTGGAACGATCCGGGCGTTCGTGCGGTCCAGCTGTTGATGGGTCACGAGGACAGCGAAATCCGTGGCCTGATCGTGGTGAACGGCAGCAACCAGGACGTGAAGATGGTGCTTCCGGAGATCCTGAGTGAAACAGGGATCGGCAAGCGCATGTTCGAACTCCGGTTCACCACGTCGGTGCTGCACGACCGCCGGAAGGGCGCGTTGGTTGCCTCCGGGGAGCGGGATATCCTGCAAGCCAATACGATCAACATTTACCGCACGTAG
- a CDS encoding ribonuclease domain-containing protein: MNRSRSKLVAFAGLVIAVVVLVVAMVGGGALTAPSSTPGGGVQTTTPSAGLVPTSPAAVPGRTTAAAAVENPSGLPSINASQLPKEARQTLALIAKGGPYPYDRDGVNFGNFEGLLPKKSGGFYKEYTVPTPGESDRGARRIIVGKDAAKYYTPDHYESFKFIVEDK; encoded by the coding sequence ATGAACCGCAGCCGCAGCAAACTCGTGGCATTCGCGGGTTTGGTGATCGCCGTCGTCGTGCTGGTGGTCGCGATGGTGGGCGGAGGCGCGCTGACGGCGCCCTCTTCCACACCAGGGGGAGGCGTCCAAACCACGACGCCGTCCGCAGGCTTGGTGCCGACCTCACCCGCCGCCGTGCCAGGCCGGACGACGGCGGCGGCAGCTGTGGAGAACCCGTCGGGCCTGCCGTCGATCAATGCCTCCCAACTGCCGAAGGAAGCCCGCCAAACCCTGGCCCTCATCGCCAAAGGCGGCCCGTATCCCTACGACCGGGACGGCGTGAACTTCGGCAATTTCGAGGGCCTGCTGCCCAAGAAGTCCGGCGGCTTTTACAAGGAGTACACCGTGCCCACCCCGGGAGAGTCGGATCGCGGCGCACGGCGGATCATTGTTGGCAAGGACGCTGCGAAGTACTACACGCCGGATCATTACGAGTCGTTCAAGTTCATCGTCGAGGACAAATAG
- a CDS encoding barstar family protein — protein MKIYSADTWTMEELQEQLSDAGRRTVLVPPATTKQTVLEVFGQVLDFPEYYGVNLDALNDSLHDYADALSEDDGSPVTMIWQVPAAYRTDRSFGVVCEILQDAERYAGRDLAVIAVFEN, from the coding sequence ATGAAGATCTACTCAGCCGACACCTGGACCATGGAGGAACTGCAGGAGCAGCTATCCGACGCAGGCCGCAGGACTGTACTGGTCCCACCCGCAACCACCAAGCAGACAGTCCTTGAGGTCTTCGGCCAGGTCCTGGATTTCCCCGAGTACTACGGCGTGAACCTGGATGCCCTGAACGATTCCCTCCACGACTACGCGGATGCCCTGTCGGAGGACGACGGCAGCCCCGTCACGATGATCTGGCAGGTCCCCGCGGCATACCGCACGGATCGCTCCTTCGGTGTCGTCTGCGAGATCCTGCAAGACGCAGAGCGCTACGCCGGCCGCGACCTGGCAGTCATTGCGGTGTTCGAAAACTAA